The sequence below is a genomic window from Lytechinus variegatus isolate NC3 chromosome 3, Lvar_3.0, whole genome shotgun sequence.
atacaataaatccattacaatataattatacaacttatacatcaaacttcaaaaatactagaaattaatatactaatgcgtttcagcaattacaaaatgaaatattaacaaaatatgacatgatcagagagaaaaaaggataaaagaaaaaaaggattatgattttttttttcttttttttctcagcccttgtcattccccccccccaaccctcCCTTGAACACCCCCATCCCTTATCCGGTGGAGAACTGGCTCTGGGCTCCAGTATATGGTCTAATATAATTTAAGTTTTcccatttacagaaatggattgtaagagtccccctctttgttgctaatttcttttcttctctttgatccCCCCTagtactattttttatttcaatcaatgaaggaggtttttttaattctcggtttttgtaaataagatatttaactaaaatcaagacatgattaattaattgatatttacctttacttttctcctgcttcccgaaaagaatttcctgccaactaaatttatctatttcaaaatttaaacttcttgcACATAGATcccaaagtgattttgaaaattcacaagtaTAAAACAGATGTTCATAtgtttcttcttccctttcacaaaatgagcataAATTGGTCGAAATAAGACCAAAACGGAAAAGGTGGTGGTTAGTGTATAAAATACTATGCAAGAGTTTATACTGGAACTCCCTTAATCGACTATTCAGTGTGCAATATCTTAgtcttaaaaatatactttctatTTCCTTATTGGTAAGATCATAATTCGTTCTAATTCTGTCAAAAATGGaaggtttaatttcatttttatataacaGCTGTtcgtatatttcttttgattttaaaaacatcaaattagTAATTTTCTTACCCAAATTGAAATCGATTCCAGAGTTATGCTTTGCATTCATTTCACTATTGTTCTTCCAACTAACAGGTAAACAGGCATAAATATGCTTAATCTTTTCAACATCATTTGcatctaaattcaaattaagaaaatgtgtaTCACATTTTAGTTTACCGTTATTGTCCAAAATATGATGCAGTCTATAAACCCCTTTATCGTATAGAATCTTATCAAATATACAACTCCCTTTATAtcgaaaaatgttgatttgaatcgatagagaaaaatcaataacgctgaaaattttatcaaaatcggatgtaaaataagaaagttataacattttaaagtttcacattTTTGTCACAACTTATCAGTTGTATGCGCAATTATTATGCGAATGAGAGAGTCAGTtgtgtccctcactatttcttttttttttaattgttttaattatacaatattaccatttttacatatttgacaatagggaccaacttgactttACCATAAACTGTTGAggtaatggtaattccacatgttcagggaggaatacaatttagtttcacatgacaatgaggagaaaattatgttttttcatatttcattattttgaaaaaacacgaaagaagtagtgagtgagtgacttCATCTGTTTAGTTGCATACCGACCAGCATAACTGTTGTGTGAAACAGATGTACAAGATGTACAAATGAAAGCATTAGGAGAGGCAGAAAGGCAGAGCCTTATAACTGTTGTGTGAaactaagcgaaactttaaaatgtcagattttttttacaactgattttgatgaacttttcagtgttatgcttgtttgatttttcttcttttattcaaatcaactttttgttggggtggacttgtcctttaaagcaaCACAGTGTAGATATACTCGTCAAAAGAAGATGTCGTCACCGTGCACGTATATATaggatttcatttcatttattcaatactactatgaacgagccagttacatccaaatgagagagtcgatgatgtcactcactcactatttcttttgttttttattgtttgaattatacaatatttcaatttttacgaatttgatgattaggacctccttgcctgaagtacaaaatgttaaaataatggaattccacgtgttcagggaggaatgaaacttcatttcacatgacaatgaggagaaaatcaaaatatttcatatttcatataataaaatacaaaagaaatagtgagtgatgtcttcctcatttgcataccgacatgtgcatattatattaatttgtgaaatgaagcgaaagtttaaaatgtcataactttcttattttacatccgattttgatggaattttcagtgttatgcttgttgaatttttctcttttcattcgaatcaagttttttggggggtggacttgtcctttaaccggGAAATGACAAAATGGGGAAaacatttgatatgtattaggGACTAATGTGGAATCTATTCTATTCTTCCTCCTCATTTTGTACATATCttatctcttttcattttttatcgtGTATATTTAATTTTCGTTTACTTTTAGGTAACATTTGTAtagtatcatatttcatttattttgttattttccatagttgattatgattatttcattatgctttattttttgtttatacttGAATATGTCACCATGTTTGATATTTGTGTTTGTTTACGATGGGCCCCAACGAAAACCAGCTTGTTGCTGATTGGGCTATccttcttttaaatatttgaaataaataaatagatttaatTTTGAATTGTTGATTAAAAGTAGCAAAGTTCGTTATTGGGACGACGCACTCGGGTATAACATTaatgttcgttagtccgaaaacaagaAAGTTTCGTGAATAGAAACATTTTGAAGGTTCGTTggtccaaaaatgaaataatcgtTATTAGGAGGGTAGTCCACAATTTACATTTTCGAATTTCCTGTAATTCGGGTAATGACGTGGAAAGTGAAAACACTTCTTTCATGTACTTTTTGTTGATTATACACCATGCATGTACACGAGTAATCCTCTCATTACAACAGAATCAAgtgtttattttatgaaaacttttttttactcatcCCTTTCAGTTATCTTAGATAGTAATTATATACTTTATAATAAAACTTcctattttttaattgttagcTCACCTcctattttacattatttttcacGCCTTTTCAACCTCATTTACAGGAAGAAGAGGCATTCAAACACCACCTTTTCAAAACTGGTTCATATCTTATGAGAGATAGCAAGAGCAACCCACAGGCCGTCACCATGTCAGTTGTGTAAGTATTcaggaaaatatatcaaaatggTGCATTTTATATTCCTTGAAATTCATATATCAAAGTACTCTCTTAATCATTCTTAATAATGTTTAGGCCTAGATattaaagcccccccccccgttcagaTCGAAAAAGataatagtacatgtagttgaatacCTTCAATGATCTCGAATTGAATCGTTTATGAGTCCAATAAAGTGTGTTTTCAGCTATTCCACATCAACCATGTGGCATCACAAATcctgtaatatatattttttatacttCCCTTTTCTAGTTTTACTTTCTTGATGAGACTtctgatagttttttttttaatgtaacgcctctaacatgtctaagtATTAGGTTGTTTAATTTCCATATACCTTTGCCCTTGAACTGAAGATGAAATCGTAGGTTTTAATGACACGGCGTTGTGATCACATATCCATATATGGGGTTATATCTGCAGAATGTATAAACTGATAAACGAACATCGGTCATAATGAGATTAACTGATTATCTATTGTCGAGAATAATAACCAAGTAAATATTGATGCCAAGACTGTTTGAGTACCGGGGTGGCGTTTTCTCCAGAAGACTGTACTAAAATTCAACTATTTATAGTTGCGTAACCGGTTGTTATATAGGTTTATACCacaaattacccccccccaaaaaaaaaaaatgaacttgtTCAAGTCCCCATATAACTCTGAAAAGTTTAGTCATTtccaattatatatatatatatatatttgctatCGGAGTTAGAGCATTTGCAATGAGATCAAACTCGACGTTGTTTGACATTATGTGTACACCGATCGACTGTATAGGTTGTCTAATAAATTCTGTAATATTCAGTTGCGTAATGAGCcgaaagatttaaaaaaatgaggggatGAAAAATGGTGAATGGGACAAAGCTTTTAACACGAAAAGCTAATCATGCTAATATTTTAATAGATGTTGGCaatttatttagaaaataatgtcatattgcACCTTTTCCAGTTCCTTGTCTgtcctttcattcttttttccttggtggtggcacttcatttttttaactgaGGGAGTATGGCCCCGAAGCCCCATCTATAAGCCATGTCTACCGGTAAATCATCCTCTTTTCCCATTGAAACTCATGAGCTGTTTACCATGTAGGGAACCTCCAATTTCCCTGGTTATGCCATCGTTAAAAGTAATGAACTTTTCTTTCTACCTTCAAaatcaattaatgaaaaaagtttattgtatcAAAACTACATTAATTCTTTTTTAACATAACCACTTGAatatttctcatttctttttatttcgtATTCCTCTTATATCAAATTTAGCATAGTTTTGAATTCATAGCCATGATATAGTTACATCTTTAAGAATGCTCTCATTCTTTTCATCAAATCACGTTCCTGTATTTTGTCTTTTGTTTTTCGCTCTGGATGATTTTTGGTGGGTTTTTTCAGTGCTAAAGTTTCAGTTGAGGATGGCAATAGAAACTTGTCAGCATCGCTAGATGCTGTCACGAGTCTCATCATTGGCTACTACTCCTTGATAAAACTGTATCGGTGtgtgtatgaaaaaaaacctaTGATGTGTGCATGGTGACGTTGCTTGCGAGAAGGCGAACGTATACGTTCTCGGTCAGTTTTTTTTGTATACACGCATTTCTTCAGGTGAGCGCCATTGGTTTTCGCCACTTGATCACGTGATGTATAGGCTCTTCGCTTTATCACGAGATTCACGATCAGCTGTAGGCCTAGTGTTACGTAACTCGTCAGGTGTCGTTGTATTTACATTTTATAGGCAATTGTTGCTTACCTCACTCATGCCTTTAGCCTACAGTTTCTTCATTTCACACTTAAACCAGGGGCTGGGAGAGTTTATTCAGCTGATCGGGTACATAAGGTTTGATGGCCCCATCATGTTGGCATGAAATTTGCTGCTGCCTGGTCATACCTTGTACGGAAGGCCCGATGATCCATTTTTGTCGGCCATCTtggaattttgatgaaaatcaattattttcatatttttgcacagacaatgggaaaatatttaataaatgcccattttcatgatttagatGGTAGAAATCGATTGCAATCGTTTTCTGGACAGTCCAGATAATGTATTTGGTCAAACATTTGCATGTACATTGATATCTttctgttttgtaaataatatcAACAACTAATGCAAAATATCAACATTCAACACGAAAGAGGATATATTAACAATAACATTGATATGATTCAATAACTTGTAATTGAATAAAGGGAAAATACCTCCTGATGTATTTCCCGATATTGCGATAAAACGACACCAAAAAAGCAACCTCCATGTCCTACTGACACTAGTGATACCGACtacagagtgagtcagaaaaaatgttacacTTTCTTACATGCTCATATTAGAAATACAAATTTGGGTCCTATGGGCCTTCCGTACAGAATATGACCCGGTAGATTTCATTCCAACATGATGGGACCATCAAACCTTATGCACCTAATCTGCTGAATAAACTCTCCCAACCCCCTGTCCAATTATGTCGACGCAATCGGACGCATGTTCTAAGTTCCCTAGACATCGACACTTTCTCAGGCTGTCTAGTGTGGAAAGCTTGGGTTGGCCACCACGAGGGATGGAGTATGTGACACACTCCATCCCCACTCAGACTTTCAATTTCCCATTCTCTCTCAGTTTCTGACGAATTATTTTACCTCTTATGTGacgtttcattattttttcttctcatgTTGATTCCATTAGTTCTTCTCCTACCGAAGGATGTCTTGTATCAGTGCATGCACCAGTCAAACTTTTATTCTTGGGCTTTGTGTTCGTGTTGTGTATTTACAGTGATATTATGGAATAATCATCACTAATCCACTAGAAATTACTCTCGCTTAATAACATTTAACATAAATTCTCCCGGGGTTATCGATATGTTAAACCTGTCAAAGTGTTCAAGTAATATTATTTGCTAATTAAAAGTGTCAGTATATATGTAttgtttcatataattaaaaaaaccaTCTACCCCAATCTTATTATGTCTTATGTCTAATTATATCTCTTTGAAGTTATTCTTAAATGGAATTCCTGTTGTTTTCTCTCCGCTTCCAGGATCGACCCGCTTCATTTGTATCACTTCCAAGTAGTTCAGTCTACTAACAGTTTCAATGTGGTTGGTACAGGCAATCAGTTTACAAACCTAGAAGAAATGATCGATTATTACAAGCAGAATAACATTCCTGGAAAGACAGACAGTCCTGTCTTTCTTAAGTACCCTGTTCTATGTAATAGGTGTGGTATCCTTTCTGCGCCATCATCAGCACCTCCTACAACATCTACAGTACGTAAGAATGGCCCAACTACACCCGTTTTTACTACAATTGAACGACCACGCAGACGCCTGGGCAAGAATAATCGTCGGGCGAATTCTGTCGATGAGATACCACAAGGAGATTCACCACAGACAAAGACAAAGACCTTTGTGAGAATATCGCAATCGCAACAGAAGGAGCAGAACCACACGAGGCCAAATCAACCCAAGCTTCCACCAATTCCTGAACCAGAAATTCAAAGACGTCCCGAACTATACGAGAATTCTCaagataatgacgatgatgatgaaaatggggTAGTAGATGGGGCAATGGGTGGTGTAATGGGTAGAGCAATTGGTGTGGCAGAATCTGCATCAGCTTCTACAAATGAGATCGACTCCCGTCCTCCAATGCCGATTCCTAGACCTGGCTCGGAGTACAGTCGAGGTCACGATTATTCTGAAGCAGATCACCCAGACTTGGATAGAATCAAGATGGTTCTAGAGCTCTGTAGGCAATCAGACCTTATCCATGCCAGTCGTAAGAAGTGCACATGTGGATTATATTTAGAAGAGTCCATTCTTGTACAGGGGTGGATGATGCATGTAGATAATGAACCAGGTAAGACCCAAGGTCGTATCTTCTTTTTGGACACAAAAACGAATACCACCACATGGTCATTACCAGAAGATATTAAAAACGAACTGAAGAGTCAATGTCCTGTTAAATGGCAGTTTGTCACGAAGCAGCTGGCTGAGTCAAAACAAAAGTCAAACCCTGTCAAAATTTAATCTTATACTCTAACATAATTTTTGGTCATTTGATTCTCTTTTTTAGAGTGAAAATCTTTCTAAAAGGCTTTAAACTCACATTAACTTcgaaacaataaaacaaatacattggTATGCGGCACATCCAAATTAGTAAATTTCTATTATTTCCTATATACTAGTTTATCGATCATTTACGATATAATTCCTTTATTCGATTTCTTTACCGTATCATCCaatgttttctttctcttaacATCTGTGTGgtcgaaaaaaatgaaaaagacacAGGATTACATGATGTTTATTTAAATCCTGACATGTATATGAAATgtctttattttatgtatttctgcCATTATGATTACAccaaaaaataagagaaattaTTGTTGTATATATTATTCTGCGCTGGTCGCATTTCAAAGTATTCAAAGCATTATGCAAAAGCTCGTATAACCATTAAAAACATGTCATATAGCACTTTGTCTCAACAAAATTTTAGCTAAGGCCTTTTACTGAAGTTTCAATTTCTTGTAGATAAATATTCAATTATACTAAAGATGAGCCAGGTTTTAAGTTTTAAAGATTTAACATAGtattttatatacagtatttatttttgaaatatatgattattttggtCACGTAATTTGGGAAAGAAATCATGAAATGACTGTTCGTAAATTACAATGACAAAAGTTAATTTGATTAACGAATTAATTTCAAGTGAATAGTACCATAATGGTACATACAAAATGTTCTGTTCAACACACGTGGTCaataatgtaaaataaggattaaaaaaataatttatgcatataaATAATAACCCTTAATTGTACAAACTCGGTAATTGCGCTGGTCGCATGTGTGTATACATATACAAtataatagaatatatatacttaaaaatcattttagcTTATTTCTGTACTCCCTTTTTTATACCGATTATTATCTTTGTTTGCGTATGTACATATTCCTGAATACCTCAGACAAACGGGCCTATATCCTCCTATTTAGtatgattttgtttgatttcattttattgattattaCTTTTGAATTAATACTTGTAAATAGCATTTGTGTTTTGTATTAAGTGAGTTAAACACAAAACGGAAAGTGGGATTTACATCCTTTAATTTCTACGGGATGTCAATCAACCAAATTCTCTCAATGAAGTATTAGACACGATTGCGGTCACATCAACAAATACCGATTTTAAACCGAATTTGAAAATAGTTAAGATCTTTCTGCATGTAGTCGTTCTGTTGGTGTGACAGCAATCTGAATCAGTAATCTACGGTCGATGCCGCAAAGTTTCGAATGATAGCACCAGGCAGTAGAAGTATAGATTATTGATTTGAACTCAGACTACATAATAAAGGGACGGTAAGTATATATACAAGAACACATCACTTTCATATAGCATATTATGTAACGTGAAGAGTGTACATTTGCACCTTTAGCAGTGCAGATGGGCATTAGCTATTAAAACAGTTCCAAAAATTGCCTTTTTGTACCTTTCCATGTAGGTTTGCACACTAAAGTTGttgttatattattttctttatggtGCAAAATTGCCACTTCTCTGTTCGTGAAGagtggttattttcaaaatgatgatTAGCATGCATgtgcctacatgaaatttcagtttacattcatgttttatatcaataaatggCTAGATGTACAAGGTTCAATTTATGTTGATGTGTTTTATTTAATGAAGGTAGTGAAGGGACTACAAGATATTCAGTATTATATAAGTTTTATTGAATATCTTTATTTGGATAGAGAGGTAATGATAAGTGTGATTAATTAATATAATGTGTTATTCCTATCCTAATTGATTGTTGGAATGTAGTTAAACATTTTTAATAGTGTTTTTGTGTGCGCAAAAGAGGGTATCCTAATCATAGGATTGACAAACATTACTTGATGCTTTGGAGTAAGAATATTCCTATATTAATAGGCTAAATTTGTGCAAATTAGATTTCAATCCTGTGACGTAAAGACAGTGATTGTGGTGTTCAAAATGATGTAAAAGCTGATGATCGTTATATTTTTCCGTGATATATTTTTTGAGATAATATTTAACGATCTGTATGTTGTAATACTTCAAGTTTCACTTTTGATATAGATACATTCATAAACTATGTGCCTGGAATTAACCTTGAGCCATATTAGTTTCCCTCATCCGAGTGAAGACTTCGGAGAAACAGTAGTAACAATCAGAGATGATATACACAACTGATTATGTCGACATGGTAGTATACTAATACTACAAGTACTGATGGTAGTAATAtagttgataatgatgatgttgatgatgatgctgataataaaataaataataataatataatagtaaaaatgatgattatgatgacgattaGGATATACACTATGAATAATTCACCTTAAAATCAAAAGCGCTCAAGCCATAGTAACTTCATAATGATcgagtatacatgtaaatgaattaTATGATACTTCCTTTGTTCTTGAAGAGACCAAAGTACGTGTGGGCTGATACCGAAACTGTCTCACATAATGGACTCATGTAAAGTTTCCGTcgtggaaaaaatgaaatattgccaTTTGATTGGATGGGGTGATGTAGTTTAAAGAGGGTAGGATAATTTGTATCGTATATAAGTTATTCACAATTAGACCGAAATTTCCCACTGTAGTCTGAATCAAATGTGATGAGAAATGATCATTTGCTATCGTGATATGAcattatttaaaggggaatccagccttagCCATAAACTGTTGTgctgggaaggagaaaaataaattaaacagaatggtgaaagtttgaaagaaatcggaccagcaataagaaagttatagacgctttaaaattgagatcactaatactatgtagatttcaaattggcaactgagtaagtaaatcatgacaaggggcaaggacaactttcccataggccatgtactttattatcacagatttgtggttttctccttagtacccattcccctgggggtGTGATCTAAATATGACCAAGGTAGTATATTGTTGTATGttctcatgaaagaaaaatataatttgaaataaaacttttggggaaaatgacattttagccataatatgtattggagtacatggaagagtagtccttgccttacatcactatgacatcccatatgcggccaatttgaagtctccatgggtatagtgattaccaataaaattacaacttttaaaaattgataactttcttgttgtttgtcaaatattgttcaaaatttcacctatcaacttgtctgatttttcttttccttataaaacaagtatttatttgggttggattcccctttaagtcgcACAGGTATCGGTGTTCACCGAATCAAAAGTTTCTGcgtcacggggggggggggagttccTGTGATTTTTCAAGAAGTgaaaaaataggagaaaaagagaggggaatgagaaaaaaaaacagaaggggATAAGGGTAAAAAATGGGATATCTGGGTAAGAAAATGTCTGCATACAGCCATGAATGGGTTGACCCACGTTATCATACTAGTCATgctgttgccccccccccacaaaaaaagaggaagagagtaTAACTTAATAATGTCGGACGAAGAGTTCTTAGCATCTGAAACAAAAATGTGATTATGTGATTTTCTATATCAAATTTGTATTATCATTGGAGAAATAAAGGTGTTAACTTTAccatagagagaaaaaaaaattccggggtggggggggggatactgCAACTCTTTCAAAAAGAGCAAAGTGACCGAGTATAGGGGGTGTGCCCTGAAAGTCATCATATCCAGAACGAATCAGAGACTCGGGTTGCAAGGGCCTAATAACAACTGGCAgaccatagatattcattcaaCCCAACCCATTgcttaatttttaaatttgatattgctgattgacaaaaatgaatgaatatgactgacatctaacactgattctagggagggtacctactgaatttactttttccaaattggaaagatatatcaccactattgaactatatttttactggcggaagaattagggtaattttactctctcaagtgatgaatttggtcccgtcagggtagtcttcataaatgctgatttattttcaaaattagcCGGTCggggtacccttttctggtcagatatggaatgtcagacatttatcctatccactggtagtaaacattcaacctcgaatttcctccttattttttatgaattctttttaattgctactttaacacacgagtctatgggaaatgagcCCCTCGATGAAATTCCAGCTAAACGATAGAGGGCGAATGCCGATTCATTCAAAATCCTTGCATTGAGTCCATACTGCCATGAATATAACGGGGCCTGTGATCAAACAAGTTTGgtattatattttgtataagATTCAAGGAAAAAGTATGTCATAATTGCATCATCATTTAATATGGCTGAAAAGAGTATTTTCTCCCGAAAGATTTGATACCACatttatgtggtatgtcttCACACTCTGATAATCAGTaggcaggcgcgccggaacactttcagttttgggggggaaaaatcccgaagggggcacaatatttttgacagcgtgagataccgaagcgatcgagcgggagaggctatgggacccccacccccccccccccacggtaaggattttgtgtaaaaatttagtataaaagttgcgtttctaagtgcattcaaaaatgaatttcttgagaattaaacagtcttggagttctttttgctccttctgtttcctcccttctgacccagcctggtgtttcttcatgaccagggtcgcagttccagcaaattacgagccttattgcaaacgaaattgtttcaaaccaatgttatataggccttttaaagactttaagatgacaaacatgaccgtacgagccggggccgccgatcgagagggcaaaattcacaaaattcaccaaaagtgtgcacgaaatccttcaattttattctagaaaatgcaaaagctcccccatcacaaatcccctcgctcttacgtttcttcgaaaatttaggtctttcagccccacccactcccgggttgttttttttttatttttgcaaacgtc
It includes:
- the LOC121410267 gene encoding uncharacterized protein LOC121410267 isoform X2, with protein sequence MMKFLRTNGPYSPGNKSVSSTGNGNELSGTPETRQRRDRRIPPPLQLVDQADGDHSQNALNWTRTPDRRFSSRRIADSASIFDFYHAYLTEEQEEEAFKHHLFKTGSYLMRDSKSNPQAVTMSVVIDPLHLYHFQVVQSTNSFNVVGTGNQFTNLEEMIDYYKQNNIPGKTDSPVFLKYPVLCNRCGILSAPSSAPPTTSTVRKNGPTTPVFTTIERPRRRLGKNNRRANSVDEIPQGDSPQTKTKTFVRISQSQQKEQNHTRPNQPKLPPIPEPEIQRRPELYENSQDNDDDDENGVVDGAMGGVMGRAIGVAESASASTNEIDSRPPMPIPRPGSEYSRGHDYSEADHPDLDRIKMVLELCRQSDLIHASRKKCTCGLYLEESILVQGWMMHVDNEPGKTQGRIFFLDTKTNTTTWSLPEDIKNELKSQCPVKWQFVTKQLAESKQKSNPVKI
- the LOC121410267 gene encoding uncharacterized protein LOC121410267 isoform X1, with the protein product MAGTMMKFLRTNGPYSPGNKSVSSTGNGNELSGTPETRQRRDRRIPPPLQLVDQADGDHSQNALNWTRTPDRRFSSRRIADSASIFDFYHAYLTEEQEEEAFKHHLFKTGSYLMRDSKSNPQAVTMSVVIDPLHLYHFQVVQSTNSFNVVGTGNQFTNLEEMIDYYKQNNIPGKTDSPVFLKYPVLCNRCGILSAPSSAPPTTSTVRKNGPTTPVFTTIERPRRRLGKNNRRANSVDEIPQGDSPQTKTKTFVRISQSQQKEQNHTRPNQPKLPPIPEPEIQRRPELYENSQDNDDDDENGVVDGAMGGVMGRAIGVAESASASTNEIDSRPPMPIPRPGSEYSRGHDYSEADHPDLDRIKMVLELCRQSDLIHASRKKCTCGLYLEESILVQGWMMHVDNEPGKTQGRIFFLDTKTNTTTWSLPEDIKNELKSQCPVKWQFVTKQLAESKQKSNPVKI